ATGCTCCTTATGGCGGCAAGAGTAAAGCCACTGCGTTCGGGCTTGCGGCGCATCTGCAGTATCGTCCTGCTGCCCGCCACGGTCTTTTTGCGTTCAGCGGGCTGCGTCTGGGCCTGGAGCACGCTGATATGCGTCGGCACATCAGCCTGGGCAACTACCAGGCAAGCCACTCGTCTGACTGGACGGGCCGTCAATTGTCGCTGGATGCGGGCACAGGCTACCTGTGGCCGATCAGTCCGTCTTTGTCGGTCGGCCCTGTGGTCAGCATGAACTATGCCTGGGCATCGCGGCCTTCTGTCGACGAATCGGGCAATGCAGCCACACGCCTTCAGCTGGAGAGCAAACGTGTTGACGCCTTGCGCTCCAGCCTTGGTCTGAGCGCTCTATGGAACCAAGATCTGGATGATGGCAGCAAACTGGCTGTAAATGTCGACCTCGGCTGGAACCACGAATGGTTGGACCGCGACCTGACTCAGGCTGCGCATTTTGCGATTGCCTCCTCGGACACCGCGTTTAATACCCGTAATCATGTGCTCCCTCGCGACACGATGAGCGTGCAAGCCGGGCTGAGCTGGCAGCGTGATGAGCGTCTGTCGATTGGCACAGGCATCCGCTCACAGTTCGGGGGTGGATACTCATCACTGCAGGGACAGGTCAACCTGCGCTGGGCGTTTTAAGTGTTGAGCCTGACAGGAGCTCGCGAGGGCCTGTGTCGTGAGAGACAACGAAGGAACGCACGTGCACGTGCAATGTGGGGGGAAACGAGCGGCGCACGCAGACGCGAGAGAGAAGAAAGGCAGGGGTATGTGGTGCCAGACGTATAAAGACATCGGGGGCACGAAAAACCTTGGGAGCCGGGGAAGGCGCTGACGCGCCTACCCGGTTCTAAACAAGGCGTTTTACAGCCCCATCAATTTCATGGCCTCTTCACGCGTCGCCACCGTGGCGTACTTCTGACGCATATCGAACAGGTTGGCCTCGTGCGGGCCAATTGCCCGATCACCCACGCAGTCCGACACCACCAGGGGGCGGAAACCCAGTTGCATTGCATCGACCACGCTGGAGCGCACGCAACCACTGGTCACCGCGCCCGCCACCAGCAGTGTTTGCACGCCACGCTGGGTCAGCCACGCCGCCAGGGGCGTACCAAAAAACGCCGACGGCACGTTCTTGCGAACAATAAATTCACCCGGTGCAGGAGCCAGCTCCGGCACGATGTGGCTGTTGTGCGCATCTTCGGTCAGACCCAGCATGCCGGGGACTTTGATGCTGAAGATATTGTGATCAGCGCCATCGTCGGCATACACGATACGTGTGTGCGCCACCGGCCAGCCCTGCTCACGCGCCGTTGCCAGCAACTTCTGTGTGTTCGCGATCGCCTCAGGAATATTGCCGCCACCAAACACCGCCGGGTCAGCAAAACCATTCACCAGATCAATAATCAACAAGCCGTAGGGAGCTTGAGGCTCCAGCGTCGATCCAAACCCTTGTTGAGCGTACACCGCTCCTTCATTCGTACTCACCAACACCTCCATCCAGTACGTTGCCATCACGCACCACCGCCCGGCCATCCAGGCTGACCGTGCAATGGCGCAAAGGAATATCAATGTGGCAGGCCGTCGTGCGATTGCCGCCCGCCTCGTTGTTTGGGCCCAGAGAGAACAGGAAGTTGCCCTCGAACGCGCGGGCATCCATACCAATGGTGTTCTCACGCGAGTACAGGCCCAGCGTAGACCAGTGACAACGCGGTTGCAGACCCCAGCCAATGTGGGAGATCGCGTAACCTTCGGGATCGTTGAAGGACTTCATATACTCGTCCAGCAGCTCGGCTTCGACCCCCCCTTCAATCTTGGTGGCGTAGCCGTTTTCCACGGTCAGAATGATCTGTTCGGTCGAGTACTTCTTCTGTGGCAACAGGATGTCGCCCTTGTCGATCACGATGGTGCCGTTGGTACCCCGCTCATTGGGCCAGGTCAGCACAAAGCCGCTGGGCCAGTGATCCCACCGACCCGGCTCGTCCACAAAACCGTATTCACGAATCGCCGGGAACTCACCGAGCGGGCAGCGCAGATTGGTACCGGCAGGAGAGGTAATGCTCATCTCCTTGGCGGCCTTGATCAAGGCCGCTGCCGCGGTCACGCGTGCACGATCGGCTTCGGTGGGCACCGTGCGAACCAGAATTTCAGGTGGCTCCACGGCCAGCAAAATCTTGGTACCCGACTTCAGAATGTCGATCTGCTCGGGCGAGAACAACAGGGTCATCAGGTCCAGCACCAGATCACTGGCCTTCAAGGCGGCGATCGCCGCCTCATTACCCGTCAAGGGCGTGGTACCCAAGTACGCCAGCGAGTCACGGCTCAAGGCTTTTTCCGCGTTGACCGGCAACAAGTCCAGGCGATTGACAATCGCTCCCATGGACTGGGCGGCAATCTGCGCGCACTGCAGGGTCTGCGGGTGCGTGGTCGAGCTAGTCAGCAAAGTCACCGTTTGACCCGCCTCCAGCTTGGACAGGCGCAGCACTTCTTGCCAGGCCTCGATGAGTTGATAATCACTAACTGCCATCTTGTCTCTCCTTGTGAGAGGCTCCGGCACTGAGGCGGAACCTCTGCATCACAACGGGCCGCCCATGCGGCCCTTTCAACATCACACCAGGCGCTGGCCCAGGAAGTCACCAAAGGCTTCGTAAAAGCCTGCTTCGTTATCCCAAGGGATCATGTGGCCGGCATTGGGCACGCGTACGTGCTGAACGCCCGGGGCCAACTGCTCAATCTCGGCTACATCCTCATCGCGCACCACATCGCCACGCTCGGCCGTCATCAACAAGGCGGGCACCGTCAAGTGCGGGAAGTCCACGTGGATATCGTCGGTGTGGAAACCTTCAAAGCTGGCCAGAATCGCCGGCTCGTGGCAGGTGTGCAGCCACTGGGCACGCAATTGCAATTGTTCTTCCGTCCAGGTCGGGCAAAAGGCACGCATGTCTTCTGCGGTACACCCTTTGCGGGCCATGGCCATGGAATCCACGTACCAGGGCAGCTTGGCCGGGTAGGCCCGACGACCAGGGCCGGAGACAGGCGGGTCCACCATCACCAGACGGTTCAAACCTTCGCTGTTCTTGTGCGCGGCACGCAAACCAATGCGGGCACCCATGGAGTGACCGACCACGATGTAGTCCTTCAGGCCCAGGGCCTGGGCCAAGGCAATCAGGTCATCGGCCTGCGCATCCAGGCTGTAGTCCATGCCTTCGGCCGCTTCGCTCAAACCGCGGCCACGCACGTCCTGAATATAGGTGTCAAAGTGCTGGCCGAACTGCTCGCCCACAAAACCCCAGGTCACCGCCGGGCTGGTAATGCCGGGAACAATGATGACCGCAGGACGCTGATCGCGCCCACCGACGGAACCACCGTAACGCAGGTAATGCTGACGAATGCCATTGGCGTGAACATGGCCGCCGTAAAGAAAGGTACTCATTAATCTGTCCTTGGATTGAAACCGTCAGGTCCAAAGCCCGGTACTGCTAAAAGGCCCTGAACCCGATCCTTGAAAATTGCTGCTGCCTACACCGTTTGGGGCGTAGCAGCCAGCGCGGCCCGGACCACATCCGGTGTAAAGGGCACCTGCCGAAAACGTCGGCCAGTTGCATCAAACAAAGCATTGGCAATCGCCGAGGCACAGGGCACGGAGGCAGACTCGCCCGACCCCATCGGCGGTTCAGACTGCCTGTCCATCAAAATCACCTCAATGGGCGGGATGCGCGGGAAATCGATAATCGGGTATGCCCCCCACTCCGCGCTGACCACCCCTTGCGCGTCAAAACGCACCTGTTCATACAGGCTGCGGCTCAAGGATTGAATGACATTGCCGTGAATCTGGTGACGCACTCCCGCAGGATTGACCATCTGGCCCGTGTCCTGACCGACGTAAATCTGCTGAACCTCGATCACTCCCGTATCCTGATGCACTCGCAGGTCCAGCAACCAGGCCGACCAGGCTGCGCCAAAACCGGGAAACTTGCTGTGTATATAACGGGCATACGCCAGGCCACGACCATACAGATAGCCCTGCGCATCGGGCTGCCCGCGCGAACCACGATGTCCAATCTGCCACTGGCCTTTGTCCGCGACTGCCTGCAGCAGCTCCTGGGCGCGCACATCCTGATCCAGATAGCGCAGGCGATAACTCAGCGGGTCTACACCCGCCTCCACCGCCAGCTCGTCCAGAAAGCAGTCATGCGCAAACGAATTGGGCATGGCCGACACGCCGCGCAACCAGGAGGCACGCACAATCGCGGGCATGTCCTGGCACACAATGCGCTGCTTGGGATAGCTGTAAGGCGGCACCGCCGTGCGATCGCCCATCTCCAGTTGCCGGGGCGCCGCCGACTCCCGACCGGTCAGCAACAAAGCCAGATTCGGCGCATCATTGGAGGGGTAATGGGTCACGAACTCGTAGTGACGCAGTTGCCCCTCAACATCCATGGAACCGACCACGTCCATCAACTGAGCCGCACCTTTAGGCTCCCAACCGTGCTCCTGTTCACGCGTCAGTTGCACGCGTACCGGCGCCCCCACCGCCTGTGACAGCAAGAGGGCATCGGCACACACGTCGTCAGCGCAATTGCGACCATAACAACCCGCCGCTTCATGACGGATAATCTCCAGATCCGCCTCGTCCTCGCCCAGCAACTGGCTCAAGTGAACGCGCAACATATGCGGGTTCTGTGTGCCCGACCAGATCCGGCTATGGCCTGGCTGATAGTGCGCCACTGCGCAAGAAGGGCCTATCGACGCATGCAACTGAAAAGGCCAGACATAAGTACGCTTCAAGCGTTTGCCTTCGGGCGGCAATGCATCAAAGTCCGGCCCTTTATCGACAAGCAAGCGCTCCGTCATGGGCTGACGACGAATCAACTGCTCCAGATTATTCATATCCTCCAAAGGAGGAATCGCTTTCCAGCGCACTTTCAATTCACGGGCGGCACGCATGGCGTGTTCTTCACGAGCCGCGACCACCCCAATAAAGTCGCCAATCACCACGACACGCACATCGTCGGCAATATGACGGATGGACTCCTCGTCCACGGATTCCAGGCTGCAACCGATGAAGTCGCCACTATCACGTCCGGTATAAGGAGGGCGCACAACACGGCCATGCAACATGCCGGGTACACGCACATCGTGTACATAGACCCACTGCCCCGCGACCTTGCCCGGAATATCGACACGCGCCTGGGCGGTCCCGACAATGCGCAATTGCTCGGCCGGTTTGGTGGGAGTTTCCTTATCCAGATAGGCCCGCAGTTCCTGGCCTTCCAGCAATTGCCAGTACGTCAGGCTGCGCCCGTCCGGGGCAATGACTGTGCCGTCATCCACACGCAATTGATCGGCGGGCAGCGTCCAGCGTTGCGCGGCTTGTGCCAGCAGCAATTGACGTGCCTGAGCCGCCGCCTTGCGCAGCGGTACAGCATGAATCTGAATGGACGCGCTGGCGATGGTGGGACCCTGGTTGGGCACTGCATCGGTATGCCCCAGCACCATTTGCACACGGGCCATGGACACATCCAGCTCATCTGCCACAATCTGGCTCAGTGCGGTCTGAATCCCCGTACCCAGATCCACATGTCCATGAAACGCGCGCACCCACCCCTGCTCGGACACCGCGACAAAAACATCGTCGTGCGCCTGCAAATATTCGGACACCACGCCGGGCTGACCGGGCGAAGGCTTGGGAGGCCGTACCGGTGCCGCTAAAATCAGCAAGGTGCCGCACGCCCTGAGCAAATCCTGCTGCTGGTGACGCGGCGCATCGTAAGACATCACTCTCTCCTGGCTGGGCTCTTTATAGAGGGTCTGGCACGGGACAGTCCGGGTTCGGCCCCTGACAATCCACCCAAGCGCTCGACAAACCTTCAATTACTAGCGTACACGCCCTAATAAAACAAATAAACCGCAACAGATCTTATTTTCCACAACTACTATAAAGATAAAATCAAGGGCCCAATAATCAGTGTAAACCCTATACTAAATGAGATTTTGCGGAATTTTTCATGACTTCCCACAAGGCCTTTGATTGATACCTCAAGGGAGTAGTAGAATCTATTTACTCAATAAATTAAAGTGTATACACTTAATTTAAGCATATCAATACCGAACTGATAAAAGCACCGCCCATCCTGTCCGACAACAAGGTGCGATCTACCCAAGGTGAAACCCATGAACCCTTGTACTCGCCCGCACACTTTGCGGGTCAATCAAGAGACCCACATCATCGAGGTGGAACCCGATACCCCGCTGCTTTATGTGCTGCGCAACGATCTGGAGCTCAACGGCCCCAAGTTTGGTTGCGGGCTGGGCGAGTGCGGCGCTTGCACCGTTCTGGTCGACGGCGTGGCCGCCCGCTCCTGTGTAGTGCCCGTCAGCCTGGTGGAGAATCGCCAGATCACCACGCTGGAAGGCCTGACCCACAACGGACAAGCCAATGATGTTCAGCAGGCATTCATTGATTGCCAGGCGGCACAATGCGGCTATTGCCTCAATGGAATGGTCATGACTGTCCAGGCTCTGCTGGACCGTAATCCGCAAGCCACGGAAGCACAGATTCGGGATGAACTGCGCTATAACCTGTGCCGTTGCGGCACCCATGTAGAGATCATGCAGGCCGCCCTGCGTGTTGCAAAGGCCCGGCAATGAGTCATTCAGTACAGGACTTTTCCCGAGCGCTGTGGCCCGAGCTGCCCAGTGACACCCGCTTGCTGCATGGCGTTGTTGTGCGCCCTCCTTACTGGTCCTACGAAAACGGCCAGTATCTGGGTGCGGAATTACAGACCGTCGACAAACAGGCCGCCCTGCAAGTGCCCGGTGTCGTGGACTGTGTACATATCGGTAATTACCTGGGCGTGCTGGCTGTTCAAGCCGAGCAGGCCCAACAAGGCGCCGCCTTGCTGGATGCTCGCTGGGTCACGCCCGTCGCGGCAAGCCAAGCCGCTCTGCCAGCGGATGACGCCCGCGCGTCCGCGCTTAGTCCCCCCGACCAAGGCTATGAGTGGCAGCCTGCCCTCGAGCACCCGCATACTGCCTGGGCCCGCGCTTGCTATCACAACAAGCAGCTTTTTGTTTGGGCGCACACCCGGCGCCCCGCGGCTCTGCTGATAGAACTGCAAGCCTTGAGCGGCCTGCCCAGTGAGCAGATCCATCTGCACGATACGGCCGACAATCAAGCCGATGCCTACGACTGCGCGATGGATGCAGCGCTCATGGCCTTTGGCCGCCCCCAGGCCGTGCAAGTTCGGGCCAGCCAAAGCGAAACCAGCATTCGCCTGAGCGTCTATCAAGGCGCCGCCGAGCCAAACGATCTGACTGCCCACTTGCAGGCGTGCCGTTGGCAATTGAACACCTTGTCCGGTGTGCGTCCTTCCCTGGCCGCCATTCTTTGCGGCCAGCAAGGCTTGCCCAGCAGTGGCCTGGCAGTACAAAGCGACTACTTTTCCGCCCCCCTTCCTAATAGTGATGGCGCTGCCGCCAGCAGTGACCCCGACAGTCTGGCCCAGGCCACCGTCTTTGCCCAAGAGTCACAGTTCGATCAGGCCTGCCACCAGTTGGGACTGGACCCCTTGGAGGCACGACTGGAGCATGTCCGCAGCCCGCAAGGGCGCGAATTGCTGCAACGCGTTGCGCAACAGTCGGATTGGTCCGGACCCCTGCCGGCTCACCAGGGGCCGATACGCAAAGGTCGCGGGCTGGCCTACAGTCATACTGTGGAACACATCCCTGGACAGGCAGCCCGTGAGCAGTGGTCAGCGTGGGCTGTAGACGTGAGCGTCGACACCCGCCAGGGGACGTTAAGCATAGACAGGCTGACCGTTGGGCACGACAGTACGGAACAGGACAACCCGGAACGAGTACCGGAATCGGCCCCTGCCCTGGCTGACAGATTGGGGCGGTGGGCGCAGCAACTGCTGAACCAGGATCTGGGCAAAAGCGGCGCTCATAGCGGCAAGCCCCCTGTCACGGAAGCGATAGATAAATCTGCCGGCAAACCTACCGTCCAACTGGTCAAACGAGAAGCGGCCGTCGGCCAGCCCTTGGCCTGGAATCAGGGCGTGGAGCTACCCGCTGCGGCCGCCATTGCCAATGCCATTTTCAATGCCAGTGGCATCCGCCTGACCAGTGCTCCTTTTAACGAACAGTCTCTGGCACTGGCTTATCAGGCCACCACCAGCGCCAGCAGTAAAAAACGCAAAGCCTGGTGGGGAGCCTTAGCCGCGGTGGCAACCGGCACCATCCTGAGCGCCCTGCCCTGGCGGCCCGCCATTGCTCCAGTGGGGCACGTGGATACATCCATCTTTTCGGAGCGCGCCATCGAGCGTGGGCGGCTGGTTGCCATTGCGGGTGACTGCATGGTCTGTCACACGGCAGAAGGCGGCAAGCCCAATGCGGGCGGCCTGGGTCTGGAGACCCCGTTTGGAACGATCTACACCACCAACATCACCCCAGACAAAGAAACCGGCATTGGGGGCTGGAGCTACAAAGCCTTTGAACGCGCCATGCGCGAGGGCATCCATCAGGATGGTCGTCATCTGTACCCGGCCTTTCCTTACACCGCTTTTGCCAAAATCAGCGACGAGGACATGCAGTCGCTCTACGCTTATTTGATGACACAAGAGCCGGTCAAGGCCAAGCCACCCGAAACCAAACTGCCTTTCCCCATGAATATGCGGCCTTTGGTAGCGGGCTGGAATCTGCTGTTTCATCGAGACCCCAATGCGTATGTGCCCGACCCGACGCAAACCGTGCAATGGAACCGCGGAGCGTACCTGGTCAACAGCAGCGGACACTGTGCCGCCTGCCATAGTCCGCGCAATATGCTGGGCGCAGAAAAAAGCGGTGAAGCGAATTTCCTGGCCGGCGGTTTTGCGGACAACTGGGAGGCACCTGCGCTCAACAGCCTGTCCAAAGCCCCCATCCCCTGGACAGAACAGGAGCTGTACCAATACCTGCGCACCGGCTACTCCCCCCGTCATGGCGTGGCCGCCGGGCCCATGGGCCCGGTAGTCGCAGGACTGGCTGAACTGCCTGAGTCGGACGTGCGTGCCATGGCCCATTACTTGAGCAGCCTGAACCCGGTCGATCCTCAACAGGAACAAACCCATGCTGCGCAGGCTGCATTACTGGAGCAAAACAGCCGCAGCAATCAGGAAGTGATGGTGATGCCGGGCGAAAACCTGTTCAACGGCGCTTGTGCAGTTTGCCATGACCCGCGAGGTGGCCCGGTGCTATTTGGCGCCCGTCCGTCTCTGGCCCTGAACAGCAATCTGCACAGTGAGCACCCCGACAATACGATTCAGGTACTGATGCACGGCATTACCCGTCCGGCGCAGCCCACCCTGGGTTCCATGCCCGGTTTCAAGAACAGTATGAATGATGAGCAGATGGAAGACCTGCTGAACTATATGCGGGCGCGTTTTGCACCGGACAAACCGGCCTGGACGGGATTAAAAGACAAGATTGCGACCATACGAGAACAGAAAGGTCACTTGTAGACAGGGCGTGTCCGTCGATTGTGTTCAGACACACGGCAGATGAAACAAAGGCGGCTTCAAGCTTTCACTTGGCCGCCTTTGTTTTGGGCTCATTGCCGTCAAACTGGATAAAACCAGGAACTCTCAAGGCAGGCTCTCGACCAGCACGCTGAAGGATTGATCGGGAGCTTGAGTTTACGTAGATATTTGGGTTTGGGTTTGGGTTTGGGTTTGGGTTTGGGTTTGGGTTTGGGTTTGGGTTTGGGTTTGGGTCAAAGCATGGGCCAACAATCGAAACTTGTGTTCCCAGCAAGCCTAAGCTCCAGCGCCAATCGCAATCCTGGCTCAGTTCTAGGCCCAGCCCAAATCAGCATCAGGCCCCGAATCCAAACCAAGACCAAGACCAAGACCAAGCCCCCAGCCTAGCCCAGACTCAGCACCCATCAACCCGAAAAACCACCAGTCTCCAGAAACTTTTGTTCTTCCGCTGTCGTAGTACGCCCCAGAATCGAGTTGCGATGCGGAAAGCGGCCAAAGCGCTCCACCACATCCAGATGCTCTTGGGCATGATCCAGCCAGGGACGGCCAATTTCCTGATTCAGGCGCACGGCCTCTTGCTGATCGGCCAGATTCTCGGCATGGGAATACGGCAGGTAGCAAAACACACGACGCTCTGCCGGAATGTGTTTATCCAGCCCCTTGGCCACCATCTCCTTGGCAATCGCCAAACCCTTTTCGTCGGTCGCATACATGCGAGGAGTGTGCCGAAAGGCGTTGCGTGGGAACTGGTCCAGCAAGATCAGCAAGGCGTAGGCCCCTTCTGCGGTCTGCGCCCAATCGTCCAGCTCGCCCTTGGCCGCACGCTCATGCCAGTCCAAAAATCGTTCGCGAAACTCCTGATCGAAGTCATCGGACTTGCGAAACCATTTCTCTGGCCCTGATTCGACCCAGAAGGCTATCACTGCCTGAGGATGGGGACGTGCATCTACCATGGTGTTCTCCTGGAAACGGTACGCCCTCCTAATCGGAGCGTGACCTTAAACAGACAGGTAAGTGCGCCGCACCTGCTCGTTGGCGCTTAATTCCTGCATCGTGCCACTGTACTGTATTTGCCCTTTTTCCAGCACATAAGCCCGATCCGAAACCAGTTCGGCAAAGTGCAGGTTCTGTTCGGACAACAAGATACTGACACCGGCCTGCTTGAGTTCCAGAATCATGTTCACCATCTGCTCCACAATCACAGGCGCCACCCCTTCAGAAGGTTCGTCCAGCAAGACCAGATACGGATTACCCATCAAGGTCCGAGCCACGGTCAGCATTTGCTGCTCACCCCCGCTCATTTGTCCGCCAGGCCTGTCTTGCATTTGGCCCAGATTGGGAAACAGGCTGTACAAACGTTCGGGCTGCCAGTGAGGAGCTGCCGAGCCATCCGGCCAGCGCCGAGCCGGCTGACGGCCCACCTCCAGGTTCTCCGTGACGCTCAGGTCAGTAAAAATACGTCGATCTTCGGGCACAAAACCCAAGCCGGCACGTGCAATTTCGAAAGGCTGCTTATCGTGGATGACTTGACCCATAAACTCGATATGGCCTTTGGCGCGCTCCATCAAACCCATGATGGACTTCAAGGTCGTGGACTTGCCCGCGCCGTTACGGCCCATCAGCGCAACAACTTCGCCCCGCTGCACGGTCAAGGCAAGGTCAAACAGAATATGCGCCGCGCCATACCAGGCATTCAGGCCCTCAATACGCAGCAGGGCTTGCCCGTTCGCCCCATTTTCGCCAGCCCGTTCAGAACCGGCCCACACAGCCTGCGTCATGCTGACTCCTTGCTCTCGAATGTTTTACCTGTACCAAAATACACTTCCTGCACCTTGGGATGCTGACGGATATAGTCTGCATCCCCTTGTGCCACCAGTCGCCCCCGAGCCAGCACAAGCATGCGGTCCGAGTGCTCGAACACCACGTCCATGCTGTGTTCGGTAAACAGCACGCCCATATTGCGTTCGATCACCAGTTTCTTGGTCAGACGCATCAGCTCATTGCGCTCTTTGGGCGCCATGCCGGCTGTGGGTTCGTCCATCAGCAAAAGACGCGGATCATTGGCCAGCGCAATCGCCAACTCCACCCGCTTCACATCCCCGTAAGCCAGCTCGCTGCAGGGCCGCTCGGCCTGGCTCAGCATGCCCACCTGATTTAACAAGTCCAACGCTCGCGCACGCTCGAACTGAGCCGCCCGACGCCAGAAAGAGAAGAGCTTTTTCTGATGCGCCAGCAAAGCCATCTGCACGTTCTCCACCACGGTCAGGGACGCAAAGGTGGCCGCAATCTGAAACGTGCGACCCACGCCCATGGCCGCGATCTTGCGGGGCGCCAGCCCCACCAGTTCCTGGTCGCCCAGTCGCACTGACCCGGCCGTGGGCGTCAACTGCCCCCCTACCATATTGAACGTCGTCGTCTTGCCTGCGCCATTGGGCCCGATCAAGGCCAGAAACTCGCCGGCCTGCACATCGAACTCGATACCGTCCACGGCCAGATTGCCGCCAAACGCTTTTTTCAGCCCCCGTACTTGCAACAAACTCATGACGATGCCTCCGATGCCACGGGACGATGCGCCCAGCGCTTGAAAAAGCCAGCAATGCCCTGCGGGAAAGCCAGAACCAGCAGCAAAATCACGCCACCGAACAAGGCCCGCCAATACTGCGTGACGCCCAGAAAGAAATCCTGCAACAAGGTAAACACCGCTGCGCCTACCACCGGGCCAACCAGCGTTTGCAAACCGCCCAGCAACACCATGACCAGACCGTCCACCGACTTGTTCACCGCAATCACCTCGGGCGATACGCTGCCTTTGGAGAAGACGAACAAGGCGCCGGCCAGCCCTGCAAATGTGCCCGCAAGAATAAAGGTCAACCACTGCACC
This genomic interval from Alcaligenes ammonioxydans contains the following:
- a CDS encoding N-carbamoylsarcosine amidohydrolase, with product MYAQQGFGSTLEPQAPYGLLIIDLVNGFADPAVFGGGNIPEAIANTQKLLATAREQGWPVAHTRIVYADDGADHNIFSIKVPGMLGLTEDAHNSHIVPELAPAPGEFIVRKNVPSAFFGTPLAAWLTQRGVQTLLVAGAVTSGCVRSSVVDAMQLGFRPLVVSDCVGDRAIGPHEANLFDMRQKYATVATREEAMKLMGL
- a CDS encoding M29 family metallopeptidase, whose translation is MAVSDYQLIEAWQEVLRLSKLEAGQTVTLLTSSTTHPQTLQCAQIAAQSMGAIVNRLDLLPVNAEKALSRDSLAYLGTTPLTGNEAAIAALKASDLVLDLMTLLFSPEQIDILKSGTKILLAVEPPEILVRTVPTEADRARVTAAAALIKAAKEMSITSPAGTNLRCPLGEFPAIREYGFVDEPGRWDHWPSGFVLTWPNERGTNGTIVIDKGDILLPQKKYSTEQIILTVENGYATKIEGGVEAELLDEYMKSFNDPEGYAISHIGWGLQPRCHWSTLGLYSRENTIGMDARAFEGNFLFSLGPNNEAGGNRTTACHIDIPLRHCTVSLDGRAVVRDGNVLDGGVGEYE
- a CDS encoding alpha/beta fold hydrolase, with product MSTFLYGGHVHANGIRQHYLRYGGSVGGRDQRPAVIIVPGITSPAVTWGFVGEQFGQHFDTYIQDVRGRGLSEAAEGMDYSLDAQADDLIALAQALGLKDYIVVGHSMGARIGLRAAHKNSEGLNRLVMVDPPVSGPGRRAYPAKLPWYVDSMAMARKGCTAEDMRAFCPTWTEEQLQLRAQWLHTCHEPAILASFEGFHTDDIHVDFPHLTVPALLMTAERGDVVRDEDVAEIEQLAPGVQHVRVPNAGHMIPWDNEAGFYEAFGDFLGQRLV
- a CDS encoding xanthine dehydrogenase family protein molybdopterin-binding subunit, with amino-acid sequence MSYDAPRHQQQDLLRACGTLLILAAPVRPPKPSPGQPGVVSEYLQAHDDVFVAVSEQGWVRAFHGHVDLGTGIQTALSQIVADELDVSMARVQMVLGHTDAVPNQGPTIASASIQIHAVPLRKAAAQARQLLLAQAAQRWTLPADQLRVDDGTVIAPDGRSLTYWQLLEGQELRAYLDKETPTKPAEQLRIVGTAQARVDIPGKVAGQWVYVHDVRVPGMLHGRVVRPPYTGRDSGDFIGCSLESVDEESIRHIADDVRVVVIGDFIGVVAAREEHAMRAARELKVRWKAIPPLEDMNNLEQLIRRQPMTERLLVDKGPDFDALPPEGKRLKRTYVWPFQLHASIGPSCAVAHYQPGHSRIWSGTQNPHMLRVHLSQLLGEDEADLEIIRHEAAGCYGRNCADDVCADALLLSQAVGAPVRVQLTREQEHGWEPKGAAQLMDVVGSMDVEGQLRHYEFVTHYPSNDAPNLALLLTGRESAAPRQLEMGDRTAVPPYSYPKQRIVCQDMPAIVRASWLRGVSAMPNSFAHDCFLDELAVEAGVDPLSYRLRYLDQDVRAQELLQAVADKGQWQIGHRGSRGQPDAQGYLYGRGLAYARYIHSKFPGFGAAWSAWLLDLRVHQDTGVIEVQQIYVGQDTGQMVNPAGVRHQIHGNVIQSLSRSLYEQVRFDAQGVVSAEWGAYPIIDFPRIPPIEVILMDRQSEPPMGSGESASVPCASAIANALFDATGRRFRQVPFTPDVVRAALAATPQTV
- a CDS encoding (2Fe-2S)-binding protein codes for the protein MNPCTRPHTLRVNQETHIIEVEPDTPLLYVLRNDLELNGPKFGCGLGECGACTVLVDGVAARSCVVPVSLVENRQITTLEGLTHNGQANDVQQAFIDCQAAQCGYCLNGMVMTVQALLDRNPQATEAQIRDELRYNLCRCGTHVEIMQAALRVAKARQ
- a CDS encoding c-type cytochrome codes for the protein MSHSVQDFSRALWPELPSDTRLLHGVVVRPPYWSYENGQYLGAELQTVDKQAALQVPGVVDCVHIGNYLGVLAVQAEQAQQGAALLDARWVTPVAASQAALPADDARASALSPPDQGYEWQPALEHPHTAWARACYHNKQLFVWAHTRRPAALLIELQALSGLPSEQIHLHDTADNQADAYDCAMDAALMAFGRPQAVQVRASQSETSIRLSVYQGAAEPNDLTAHLQACRWQLNTLSGVRPSLAAILCGQQGLPSSGLAVQSDYFSAPLPNSDGAAASSDPDSLAQATVFAQESQFDQACHQLGLDPLEARLEHVRSPQGRELLQRVAQQSDWSGPLPAHQGPIRKGRGLAYSHTVEHIPGQAAREQWSAWAVDVSVDTRQGTLSIDRLTVGHDSTEQDNPERVPESAPALADRLGRWAQQLLNQDLGKSGAHSGKPPVTEAIDKSAGKPTVQLVKREAAVGQPLAWNQGVELPAAAAIANAIFNASGIRLTSAPFNEQSLALAYQATTSASSKKRKAWWGALAAVATGTILSALPWRPAIAPVGHVDTSIFSERAIERGRLVAIAGDCMVCHTAEGGKPNAGGLGLETPFGTIYTTNITPDKETGIGGWSYKAFERAMREGIHQDGRHLYPAFPYTAFAKISDEDMQSLYAYLMTQEPVKAKPPETKLPFPMNMRPLVAGWNLLFHRDPNAYVPDPTQTVQWNRGAYLVNSSGHCAACHSPRNMLGAEKSGEANFLAGGFADNWEAPALNSLSKAPIPWTEQELYQYLRTGYSPRHGVAAGPMGPVVAGLAELPESDVRAMAHYLSSLNPVDPQQEQTHAAQAALLEQNSRSNQEVMVMPGENLFNGACAVCHDPRGGPVLFGARPSLALNSNLHSEHPDNTIQVLMHGITRPAQPTLGSMPGFKNSMNDEQMEDLLNYMRARFAPDKPAWTGLKDKIATIREQKGHL
- a CDS encoding DUF924 family protein → MVDARPHPQAVIAFWVESGPEKWFRKSDDFDQEFRERFLDWHERAAKGELDDWAQTAEGAYALLILLDQFPRNAFRHTPRMYATDEKGLAIAKEMVAKGLDKHIPAERRVFCYLPYSHAENLADQQEAVRLNQEIGRPWLDHAQEHLDVVERFGRFPHRNSILGRTTTAEEQKFLETGGFSG
- a CDS encoding ABC transporter ATP-binding protein, whose product is MTQAVWAGSERAGENGANGQALLRIEGLNAWYGAAHILFDLALTVQRGEVVALMGRNGAGKSTTLKSIMGLMERAKGHIEFMGQVIHDKQPFEIARAGLGFVPEDRRIFTDLSVTENLEVGRQPARRWPDGSAAPHWQPERLYSLFPNLGQMQDRPGGQMSGGEQQMLTVARTLMGNPYLVLLDEPSEGVAPVIVEQMVNMILELKQAGVSILLSEQNLHFAELVSDRAYVLEKGQIQYSGTMQELSANEQVRRTYLSV